The following is a genomic window from Staphylococcus capitis subsp. capitis.
TAACATTTGAAGTGTTGCCATTACAAGTCCAGTAGGCGCTAAGAACAACATTGCATACTGACCGAATTGATATGTTGTAACAATAACAAATCTTGGTATACCTACTGTATCAGCTAATGGCGCAAAGATAGGCATAGATAGTAGTGCTAATCCTGATGATGATGGCACGATAAATCCTAAACAGAAAAAGATAAAGAGCAGAACAATGATAAATAAAGGCCCACTCATATGTTGCACGATAGATGATGAAAAGTGCAAGATTGTGTCAGAAATCATTCCTTTATTCAATACTAAGTTAATTCCTCGAGCTAAACCAATGATTAAAGATACACCTACTAAACTTGAAGCGCCATTAACGAATGCATCTACAGTACCTTTTTCACCTAAACCATATTGTCCTGTCCCAGCAATAAACATGATGACAATGGTAAAGATTAAGAATGCAGATGCCATGACTGGGAACCACCATCCTTGTGTCATGACGCCCCAAACCATAATAGGGAACGGTAAGACGAAAAGCGTAAGAATAATCTTTTTACGTAATGTAAACTCAGAAGAACCGTCTTCATGGAGCACAGACCATTGTTTTTCAAATGCTACTTTGTCTTCATAAGAATAAGAGGATTTAGGATCTTTTTTAATTTTTTTACAATACCAGAACAAATAACTAATAACAAATATGGCACCGATGATACAAGCGCCTATTCTCCAATAAAGACCATCAGTAAAAGTTATTCCTGCTGCATTAGAAGCAATGACGACTGAGAATGGGTTGATTGTTGAGAATGTACTGCCCACAGAGCTTGCTAAGAAAATTGCACCGACAGAGACAATAGAATCATATCCGAGCGCAATAAATATTGGAACGAGTACAGGATAGAACGCTACAGCTTCCTCTTCAATGCCACATAGTGTTCCACCCAGAATCATTAAAATTGCTACGAACATAATCAACATAAATTCATGACCTTTGGTTTTTTGAGTAAGTGCTAACAACCCTGATTCAAAGGACCCACTCGCTTGAACAATACCAATCAGTCCACCTAGAACAAGTATAAAGACCATAATATCGACGGCTTCGATGGTTCCTTTAACCATGCTGCTGGTAATTTGATCAAGACCAGCTGGATGTTGTTTTAGACGTTCGTAAGTATTAGGAATTGAAACGGATTTATTAATTGCACCAGATTTAAATTGTTCTATTTTGATTTTAACTCCTAATCGATCAAGCTCCTTTTGTGTTCCAGGAACTTTTTTTACCTGATGATGAGGATTGACAATTTTTAATTCTTGGGATGAAGGTTCATATGAAAGTTTTGAATATGCACCCGCGGGGATTATCCAAGTTGCTATAACTGCGACAACTGTTAGGATAAAAAGAATCATAAATGCACCTGGCATTCTAAAGTTAAAACGTTTTTTCTTTTTATTATCATTGGTCGCTTGTTCCAACGGTTTCATCTCCTTCGATAGTTAACTTATAATGTTAGAAGGTATCAAATTAATAAATAAAAGAACAAAAGAGCCTAGGGTTATAGGCTCTTTTGTTTATAAAGGTAATTGAACTAAAGTATTATAATTTCAATTCTTAATTAATGTTCCTATTTTACCGTCTAAAGCGTCCCCTAAGCCTGCTAGAGATGTAATCAAAACACTGCCTTTAGTATTTTTTTCAAGAAATTGAAGTGCAGCTTCAACTTTTGGAAGCATACTTCCTTTAGCAAATTGACCATCAGATATATGTTTTTTCATTTCATCCACAGATACTTCACCAAGACCTTTTTGGTTTTCTTTTCCATAGTTAATGTAAACATGATCTACAGCAGTTAATATGATTAATTGATCAGATTGTAAATGTGCTGCTAATAAAGCGCTCGTTTTATCTTTATCAATAACTGCATCAACACCTTTATAAACTTCATTTTCCTTAATCACTGGAACTCCACCACCGCCGGCAGCGATAACTAGTGTTCCATGCGTGATTAATGTTTCTATACTATCTAACTCGACTATATTTATAGGTTGTGGGGAAGGGACAACGCGACGATAGCCACGTCCAGCATCTTCTACAAAAGTATAACCTTTTTCTTTCGTGGTTTTATCAGCCTGCTCTTTTGTATAAAATAATCCAATTGGTTTAGTAGGGTTATTGAAAGCAGAATCATCGCTTGCAACTTGAACTTGTGTTACTAGCGTAACAACTTGTTTATCTATGCCCATTGAATGAAGTTCGTTTTGTAAACTTTCTTGCATTTGATAGCCAATATAAGCTTGGCTCATAGCTCCACATTCAGGGAAAGGAAAAGGAGGACCTTGTTTGTGTTCCGCCGCATAATTTAAACCTAAGTTAATACTTCCAACTTGTGGGCCATTACCATGACTAATTACAATTTCGTATCCTTTATTGATTAAACTTACTAGAGATTTAGCTGTACTTTTTAATAAATCTAATTGTTCTTTAGGTGATTGCCCTAAAGCGTTACCACCCAAAGCTACGACGATTTTAGACATATTTATATCCTCCTTTCATTTATTCTCCTAATGTTGCTACCATGACTGCTTTTATTGTATGAGCTCTATTCTCTGCCTCTTGGAAAACAACTGATTGTTCACTTTCAAATACTTCATTTGTTACTTCCATTTCATTTAATCCATACTTCTCTTGAATCTGTTTACCGATTTTTGTTTCAGTATCATGGAATGATGGTAGACAATGTTCAAAAATAGTATCTGGGTTTCCTGTTTTTTTCATTAATTCTTTAGTTACA
Proteins encoded in this region:
- the arcC gene encoding carbamate kinase, which produces MSKIVVALGGNALGQSPKEQLDLLKSTAKSLVSLINKGYEIVISHGNGPQVGSINLGLNYAAEHKQGPPFPFPECGAMSQAYIGYQMQESLQNELHSMGIDKQVVTLVTQVQVASDDSAFNNPTKPIGLFYTKEQADKTTKEKGYTFVEDAGRGYRRVVPSPQPINIVELDSIETLITHGTLVIAAGGGGVPVIKENEVYKGVDAVIDKDKTSALLAAHLQSDQLIILTAVDHVYINYGKENQKGLGEVSVDEMKKHISDGQFAKGSMLPKVEAALQFLEKNTKGSVLITSLAGLGDALDGKIGTLIKN
- a CDS encoding YfcC family protein, translated to MKPLEQATNDNKKKKRFNFRMPGAFMILFILTVVAVIATWIIPAGAYSKLSYEPSSQELKIVNPHHQVKKVPGTQKELDRLGVKIKIEQFKSGAINKSVSIPNTYERLKQHPAGLDQITSSMVKGTIEAVDIMVFILVLGGLIGIVQASGSFESGLLALTQKTKGHEFMLIMFVAILMILGGTLCGIEEEAVAFYPVLVPIFIALGYDSIVSVGAIFLASSVGSTFSTINPFSVVIASNAAGITFTDGLYWRIGACIIGAIFVISYLFWYCKKIKKDPKSSYSYEDKVAFEKQWSVLHEDGSSEFTLRKKIILTLFVLPFPIMVWGVMTQGWWFPVMASAFLIFTIVIMFIAGTGQYGLGEKGTVDAFVNGASSLVGVSLIIGLARGINLVLNKGMISDTILHFSSSIVQHMSGPLFIIVLLFIFFCLGFIVPSSSGLALLSMPIFAPLADTVGIPRFVIVTTYQFGQYAMLFLAPTGLVMATLQMLNMRYSHWLRFVWPVVAFVLIFGGGLLITQVLIYS